A single region of the Sorghum bicolor cultivar BTx623 chromosome 7, Sorghum_bicolor_NCBIv3, whole genome shotgun sequence genome encodes:
- the LOC110436991 gene encoding uncharacterized protein LOC110436991 produces MRAWFYVKTPAASKTLDDGSVDKVYPYASLMKELKPFSKVDPSQEMSEERLACDKAFALACRYSGGRDLVEEMVAADYWPLGRRTDEFTIEMVQVPVFGPPEGLPFPRFGAGIPEDETKESFLDRVEVSARRIVGKISEKEYLQRRSALGTMPRFNRVFEELGIEYEDYVIPPDVLLGLEKKKDSSKAVALAESKKRKGGGAVKQLAKKHKAGVVLETPVESSSARSSAAESNSVASTPAEIVAAGGGPEVQASRAASSLRAPFASLLGEDSSDAEAPRGSPAREASRARQASPAREVSAGGGSPPKEVQVESSDEAESASVRRIRRAEASLRPAGDADLFAGLATAEEMAKGASVAQEGLAVPPRREPAPSALANRPSPADVLGPGASDPSITGWTGALREVHSLVGDRFRQKLRGMDFDTLLRVQYEHHSLGHHMAAALEERCSREVICRDEAIGALKKENETLEAEKARLSEEVKGFASIRQAVEVLRKEKEEFKTASEVLKKEKEEAEAAAAVLRESASQHERTKDLAVQRAEKAEDVADRLRKELDAERTSVAALQSRLQKAEVEAAAVVGLYTHSLAQFGGSTSAPPPSGDLLRSAIAARRLLPRRGG; encoded by the exons atgagagCCTGGTTCTACGTGAAGACCCCCGCTGCGTCGAAGACTTTAGATGACGGCAGCGTTGATAAGGTTTATCCTTACGCGTCGTTGATGAAGGAGCTGAAGCCTTTCTCGAAGGTTGATCCTTCGCAGGAAATGTCGGAGGAGCGACTGGCCTGTGATAAGGCATTTGCGCTGGCATGCCGATATTCCGGAGGCCGGGAtttggttgaggagatggtcgcTGCTGACTACTGGCCCCTTGGCCGCAGGACCGATGAGTTCACCATTGAGATGGTGCAAGTTCCTGTGTTTGGTCCTCCGGAGGGGTTACCGTTTCCCCGGTTTGGCGCGGGTATTCCGGAGGATGAGACCAAGGAGTCCTTCCTTGATCGCGTGGAGGTTTCTGCTCGGAGGATCGTCGGGAAGATCTCGGAGAAGGAATATCTCCAGCGGAGGTCTGCGCTCGGGACGATGCCCCGCTTCAACCGTGTTTTTGAGGAATTGGGGATCGAGTATGAGGATTATGTTATTCCTCCGGATGTGTTGCTTGgattggagaagaagaaggactcTTCCAAGGCTGTTGCTTtggcggagtcgaagaagaggaAGGGGGGCGGCGCAGTCAAGCAGCTTGCGAAGAAGCACAAGGCGGGTGTTGTGCTGGAGACTCCTGTGGAGTCTTCTTCCGCGCGATCTTCTGCTGCCGAGTCGAACTCGGTGGCTTCTACTCCTGCGGAGATCGTCGCTGCTGGCGGAGGTCCTGAGGTTCAAGCTTCCCGTGCGGCCTCGTCTTTGCGGGCGCCTTTTGCGTCGCTTCTTGGTGAGGATTCCtccgacgcggaggcccctAGGGGGAGTCCTGCACGGGAGGCGAGTCGTGCACGGCAGGCGAGTCCTGCACGTGAGGTATCTGCTGGAGGAGGTTCCCCGCCTAAGGAGGTTCAGGTGGAGTCCAGCGATGAAGCTGAGTCCGCCTCTGTTCGGAGGATCAGGAGAGCGGAGGCTTCCCTTCGTCCGGCTGGTGACG CGGATCTTTTTGCTGGGCTGGCTACCGCGGAGGAGATGGCTAAAGGCGCCAGCGTTGCGCAGGAAGGACTTGCCGTTCCTCCGCGGCGTGAGCCTGCGCCTTCTGCGTTGGCCAACAGGCCTTCGCCTGCTGATGTACTTGGCCCCG GTGCTTCTGAtccttcgatcacaggttggactGGTGCATTGCGCGAGGTTCATTCCTTGGTCGGAG ATCGTTTTCGTCAGAAGCTCCGCGGCATGGACTTTGACACGCTCCTCCGCGTGCAATAtgagcaccatagcctt GGTCATCACATGGCTGCTGCCTTGGAGGAGCGGTGCTCCCGAGAGGTTATTTGCCGTGATGAAGCAATTGGGGCTCTTAAAAAGGAAAATGAAACTTTGGAGGCTGAGAAGGCTCGCCTGTCGGAGGAAGTTAAGGGATTTGCTTCTATTCGGCAGGCGGTTGAGGTGCTAAGGAAGGAGAAGGAAGAGTTTAAGACTGCGTCGGAGGTTCttaagaaggagaaggaggaggctGAAGCTGCTGCGGCTGTCCTTCGCGAGAGTGCTTCCCAGCATGAACGGACGAAGGACCTGGCTGTGCAGCGCGCTGAGAAGGCCGAAGACGTTGCTGACCGGTTGCGCAAGGAGTTGGATGCTGAAAGGACGTCTGTTGCTGCGTTGCAGTCCCGTCTGCAGAAGGCGGAGGTGGAGGCTGCGGCTGTTGTTGGGCTCTACACCCACTCGCTGGCGCAGTTCGGAGGTAGCACCTCTGCACCTCCGCCCAGCGGTGAC CTCCTTCGCTCGGCTATTGCGGCGCGGAGGTTGCTCCCACGCCGAGGGGGTTGA
- the LOC110436992 gene encoding uncharacterized protein LOC110436992 produces the protein MEDVFAGLATAEELAKGASVAQEGLAVPPRREPAPSALASRPSPADVIGPGASDPSITDRFRQKLRGMDFDTLLRVQYEHHSLGHHMAAALEERCSREVICRDEAIGALKKENETLEVEKARLTEEVKEFSSVRREIESLRKERDDYKTGSEALKKDKEDAEASAAVLRTSVTEAGRVRDLALQRAEKAEDIAERLRKELDAERTSAAELQTRIQKAEAEAAAIVGLYADSLAKFGGSTSAPPSGGDLLC, from the exons ATGG aggATGTTTTTGCTGGGCTGGCTACCGCGGAGGAGTTAGCTAAAGGCGCCAGCGTTGCGCAGGAAGGACTTGCTGTTCCTCCGCGGCGTGAGCCCGCGCCTTCTGCGTTGGCAAGTAGGCCTTCGCCTGCTGATGTTATTGGTCCCG gtgcttctgatccttcgatcacag ATCGTTTTCGTCAGAAGCTCCGCGGCATGGACTTTGACACGCTCCTTCGCGTGCAATAtgagcaccatagcctt GGTCATCACATGGCTGCCGCCTTGGAGGAGCGCTGCTCCCGGGAGGTTATTTGCCGGGACGAGGCTATTGGTGCTCTGAAGAAGGAGAACGAGACCTTGGAGGTTGAGAAGGCTCGCCTGACGGAGGAGGTTAAGGAGTTTTCTTCCGTCAGGCGGGAAATTGAGTCCCTGAGAAAGGAAAGGGATGACTACAAAACTGGGTcggaggccttgaagaaggaTAAAGAAGATGCCGAAGCTTCGGCGGCTGTCCTCCGCACGAGTGTCACTGAGGCGGGGAGAGTTAGGGACTTGGCCCTGCAGCGAGCCGAGAAggcggaggacattgctgaacgCCTTCGCAAAGAGCTTGACGCTGAGCGGACGTCTGCGGCTGAGCTGCAGACTCGCATACAGAAGGCAGAAGCGGAGGCTGCAGCTATTGTTGGGCTCTATGCCGACTCGCTGGCGAAGTTTGGGGGTagcacctctgctcctccgTCCGGCGGCGAC CTCCTTTGTTAA